A genomic window from Gammaproteobacteria bacterium includes:
- a CDS encoding response regulator produces the protein MSNPQSPTRPTQARVLVIDDSKVVRVSLRKVLGEEFDIVEAEDGEAGWEALLADPRIQVVLTDAGMPRLDGYGLIARIRAHDAARIAHIPVNMVTAADDDAARQKALELGATDFITKPFDKAQLLARVRAQARMDQTSRDLAETSEALIEHATDDALTGVRSRRYLLRRGEQDLAFTRRHQQDLAVVVIGIDAFDQLKAQHPAAVTDRILTAIAASLGQAIRQEDTLARAGEARFAILAPTLGGGEADDVCNRIRQQIADTPLALGELGEPGERRISLTVSLGLSQRKIDSAERIEDYLALAETYLDRAQAAGGNRLVTAVRAPAPRQRISIDAALRILARGDTEKLGPHIDTMMEQILPLLAFCNEHQQWQIEPHLEAISQKLRR, from the coding sequence ATGTCGAACCCGCAGAGCCCCACCCGCCCAACGCAGGCCCGGGTGCTGGTGATTGATGATTCCAAGGTGGTACGCGTATCGCTGCGCAAGGTACTGGGCGAGGAGTTCGACATCGTCGAGGCCGAAGACGGCGAGGCCGGCTGGGAGGCGCTGCTGGCCGACCCCCGGATTCAGGTGGTGCTGACCGATGCGGGCATGCCCCGGCTCGACGGTTACGGGTTGATCGCCCGCATCCGCGCCCATGACGCGGCCCGCATTGCCCACATCCCCGTCAACATGGTGACTGCGGCCGACGATGACGCGGCCCGCCAAAAGGCCCTGGAACTGGGCGCTACGGATTTCATCACCAAACCTTTCGACAAGGCCCAGCTGCTGGCGCGGGTGCGCGCCCAGGCCCGCATGGATCAGACCAGCCGCGACCTGGCGGAGACCTCCGAGGCGCTAATCGAGCACGCCACCGACGATGCCCTCACCGGGGTGCGCAGTCGGCGCTATCTCCTCCGTCGTGGCGAACAGGACCTGGCCTTTACCCGCCGCCACCAGCAGGATCTGGCCGTGGTGGTGATCGGCATCGATGCCTTCGACCAGCTGAAGGCCCAGCACCCCGCCGCCGTCACCGACCGGATCCTGACCGCCATCGCCGCCAGCCTCGGCCAGGCGATCCGCCAGGAAGATACCCTGGCGCGCGCCGGTGAGGCGCGGTTCGCGATCCTCGCCCCCACCCTGGGCGGTGGCGAGGCGGACGATGTCTGTAACCGCATTCGTCAGCAGATTGCCGATACCCCCCTTGCCCTGGGTGAGTTGGGGGAGCCGGGTGAACGACGGATCTCGCTGACCGTCAGCCTCGGCCTGAGCCAGCGTAAAATCGACAGCGCCGAGCGCATCGAAGACTATCTCGCCCTGGCGGAGACCTATCTGGACCGGGCGCAGGCCGCCGGCGGCAACCGACTGGTGACCGCCGTGCGCGCCCCGGCGCCCCGGCAACGGATCAGCATCGATGCCGCGCTGCGCATCCTGGCCCGCGGCGACACGGAAAAGCTCGGCCCGCACATTGACACCATGATGGAACAGATCCTGCCGTTACTGGCCTTTTGCAACGAGCATCAACAATGGCAGATCGAACCGCATCTGGAGGCGATCAGCCAAAAACTCCGCCGGTAA
- a CDS encoding LamG domain-containing protein, with amino-acid sequence MNKPSRLNTDHQRHPLLTGMPSRLHSCLPAWLSTLLPIALLSLTLAACDSVPTESTVNTGSGGGSTLSYTGPACGTGATDPDTIADACSFKVEFWDKMPSVSQCANCHNSETGNVSPLFMDSADVNKAYGQMINAGLVNEADIASSTILSKISNGHNCGNTTACEALATTVEGYINNWLSGGTTGGGSGTSNEIVLEVPTIKDAGSSKTLPAAPGSFSSTVWPLLTANCANCHRESAPIPQAPFFAEGDVDAAYAAILSSQKINLDIPANSRLVVRLREEFHNCWDPLATGDTNCTDSADAMEAAITAFAGTISLSAVDPDWQLSKAMNITDGQIASGGVRDDSSTIALYKFKDGPGERTIRDTSGVGTQLDLDLYGTEDVDYKWVGGWGIEFVTPAGKAQGTTQASAKLRDYITASGEYSIEAWVVPANVTQGDADDPARIISYSAGPDERNFTLGQAEYRYSFMNRSTSTDDNGEAALLTDDGDEDLQATQQHVVVTFSPATGRKVYVNGVDVSTVGADAGSTDPVMPAGSLSNWDNTFAFILGNEASNNRPWAGKLRLVAIHDRAMTPTQITQNFDAGVGEKFFVLFSVSEQMNASDCIVAGVHQCFVYFVVSQFDSYSYLFDRPTFISLNPAFVPSDTVIKGLRIGLNGKEPAVGQAYTNLDTTINTTDYTSTGQLLTRLGTIIALEKGADSDEFFLTFEDINGNQNTRTPSVCGINMTCVSNPQDGDPQPEIGLRTFEEILASMGAMTGVDPYLPAFSNVLETYVRQDPATGIISGIKQQLPSVEMAAGFLSAHQMAVAQLAIAYCDALVEDASLRANFFGSFDFTSDMATAFGSGDSAAKNQIVDALYDRMLGYPDAGNGNATLIDMPSRADIKLQLIGPGGNNLFDILASNCAAATTPACVTDAARTRAVTKALCTAVLGSAGMLIQ; translated from the coding sequence ATGAACAAGCCAAGCCGCCTCAACACCGACCATCAACGCCATCCCCTGCTGACAGGGATGCCGTCCCGGCTGCACTCATGCCTGCCTGCATGGCTATCCACCCTGCTGCCCATCGCCCTGCTCAGCCTGACCCTTGCCGCCTGCGACAGCGTGCCCACCGAGTCCACCGTCAACACCGGCAGTGGCGGAGGCTCGACACTCAGCTATACCGGTCCGGCCTGCGGCACCGGCGCCACCGATCCCGACACCATTGCCGACGCCTGCAGCTTCAAGGTGGAGTTCTGGGACAAGATGCCCAGCGTCAGTCAGTGCGCCAACTGCCACAACTCGGAAACCGGCAACGTAAGCCCTTTGTTCATGGATAGCGCCGATGTCAACAAGGCCTATGGGCAAATGATCAACGCCGGTCTTGTCAATGAAGCCGACATCGCCAGCTCCACTATTCTTAGCAAGATCAGCAATGGTCACAACTGCGGCAACACCACCGCCTGCGAAGCCCTCGCAACCACAGTAGAAGGCTATATCAACAACTGGTTGAGCGGCGGTACTACCGGCGGCGGTAGCGGCACCAGCAATGAGATCGTACTGGAAGTCCCCACCATCAAGGACGCGGGTTCGAGCAAGACCCTGCCAGCGGCACCGGGTAGCTTCAGCAGCACCGTATGGCCACTGCTGACCGCCAACTGCGCCAACTGCCATCGCGAGTCGGCCCCCATCCCCCAGGCCCCCTTCTTTGCCGAGGGCGATGTGGACGCGGCCTATGCCGCCATCCTCAGCAGCCAGAAAATCAATCTCGATATCCCAGCCAACTCCCGGCTGGTAGTGCGGCTGCGCGAGGAGTTCCATAACTGCTGGGATCCCCTTGCTACCGGCGACACCAATTGCACAGATTCCGCCGATGCAATGGAAGCCGCCATCACCGCCTTTGCCGGCACCATTTCTCTAAGCGCAGTGGACCCTGACTGGCAACTCAGCAAGGCCATGAATATCACCGACGGCCAGATCGCCAGTGGTGGCGTCCGCGATGACTCCAGCACCATCGCGCTGTACAAATTCAAGGACGGTCCAGGCGAGCGCACCATTCGCGACACCAGCGGTGTCGGCACCCAACTGGATCTCGACCTGTATGGCACCGAAGATGTCGACTACAAATGGGTCGGCGGCTGGGGCATTGAATTCGTCACCCCCGCCGGCAAGGCGCAGGGCACCACCCAGGCCAGCGCCAAGCTGCGCGACTACATAACAGCAAGTGGTGAGTATTCCATCGAGGCCTGGGTGGTGCCCGCCAATGTCACCCAGGGCGACGCCGACGATCCTGCCCGCATCATCAGCTACTCGGCCGGTCCGGATGAACGCAATTTCACCCTGGGGCAGGCCGAATACCGCTACTCCTTTATGAACCGCTCCACGTCCACCGATGACAACGGCGAGGCCGCCCTGTTGACCGACGACGGCGACGAAGACCTACAGGCCACCCAACAACACGTAGTGGTCACCTTCAGCCCCGCCACCGGCCGCAAGGTCTATGTCAACGGCGTGGATGTCTCCACCGTCGGTGCCGATGCGGGTAGCACCGACCCGGTGATGCCGGCAGGCAGCCTCTCCAACTGGGATAACACCTTCGCCTTCATCCTCGGTAATGAGGCCTCCAACAACCGGCCCTGGGCGGGCAAACTGCGGCTGGTCGCCATCCATGATCGCGCCATGACCCCGACACAGATCACGCAAAACTTCGATGCCGGGGTGGGCGAGAAATTCTTCGTCCTGTTCAGCGTCAGCGAACAGATGAACGCTTCCGATTGTATCGTGGCCGGGGTGCACCAGTGCTTCGTCTATTTTGTGGTCAGCCAGTTCGACAGCTACAGCTACCTGTTCGACCGGCCCACCTTCATCAGCCTGAACCCCGCCTTCGTGCCGAGCGACACGGTGATCAAGGGCCTGCGCATCGGCCTCAATGGCAAGGAACCCGCGGTGGGTCAGGCCTATACCAATCTCGACACCACCATCAACACCACGGACTACACCAGCACCGGTCAGTTGCTGACCCGGCTGGGCACCATCATCGCGCTGGAAAAGGGGGCGGATAGCGACGAGTTCTTCCTGACCTTCGAGGACATCAACGGCAACCAGAACACCCGCACCCCGAGCGTCTGCGGCATCAACATGACCTGCGTCAGCAATCCACAGGATGGCGACCCGCAACCCGAGATCGGCCTGCGCACCTTTGAGGAGATCCTGGCCTCCATGGGCGCGATGACCGGTGTCGACCCCTATCTGCCGGCCTTCTCCAACGTTCTGGAAACCTACGTCAGGCAGGATCCCGCTACCGGCATTATCAGCGGCATCAAACAGCAGCTGCCGTCGGTGGAGATGGCCGCGGGTTTCCTCTCGGCCCATCAGATGGCGGTCGCCCAGCTGGCCATCGCCTACTGTGATGCGCTGGTGGAAGACGCCAGCCTGCGCGCCAACTTCTTCGGCAGCTTTGACTTCACCAGCGACATGGCAACCGCCTTCGGCAGCGGCGATTCGGCGGCGAAAAACCAGATCGTCGATGCCCTATACGACCGGATGCTGGGCTACCCCGATGCCGGTAACGGCAATGCGACACTGATCGACATGCCCAGCCGTGCGGACATCAAACTGCAACTGATCGGCCCCGGTGGCAACAACCTATTTGATATTTTGGCCAGCAACTGTGCCGCCGCGACTACTCCTGCATGTGTCACAGATGCAGCCCGCACCCGCGCCGTCACCAAGGCCCTGTGTACCGCCGTGTTGGGCAGTGCCGGCATGCTGATTCAATAA